One window of the Spirochaetaceae bacterium genome contains the following:
- a CDS encoding type II toxin-antitoxin system VapC family toxin, with amino-acid sequence MKALLDTHILVRWVSHPDDLSAAQRHAVELASAARPLLVASISLWEIATLVSLGRLRLDRPLRLWLERAVAAPLVRVVELSPSIASEVAALPDSFHRDPADRIIVASAHVHGAALLTNDRRIRDAALVTTI; translated from the coding sequence GTGAAGGCGCTCCTCGACACCCACATCCTGGTGCGCTGGGTGTCACATCCGGACGACCTGAGCGCGGCGCAACGCCATGCGGTGGAGTTGGCAAGCGCCGCACGGCCACTGCTGGTGGCGTCGATCAGTCTGTGGGAGATCGCCACGCTGGTGAGTCTCGGGCGGTTGCGCCTGGACCGGCCGCTACGCCTCTGGCTGGAGCGAGCGGTGGCGGCTCCGCTGGTGCGCGTAGTGGAACTTTCTCCATCCATCGCGTCCGAGGTGGCGGCGCTGCCTGACTCGTTTCACCGCGACCCGGCCGACCGGATCATCGTCGCGAGCGCGCACGTACACGGCGCCGCCCTGCTCACCAACGACCGCCGCATCCGGGACGCCGCGCTGGTCACCACCATCTGA
- a CDS encoding nucleotidyl transferase AbiEii/AbiGii toxin family protein, with product MRISPEKLAAEAEATGFRADMLEKAARLLAVLDALRDHPGLKGKLALKGGTALNLFIFEVPRLSVDIDLNYVGARSRDAMLEERPKIEQAIQAVFGREDLAVRRMPDEHAGGKWSLHYSSASGQNARLDVDVNFMYRAPLWPVPVMDSRSLGSWRATAIPVVDLHELAAGKLSALLARRKARDLFDSRLIFSMDGLDRERLRIAFVVHGAMHRKDWRTVSVADVDVDVAELVNQLVPSLHIGAIGGPEEAASYGETLVEECRRGLSAVLPFNHAERAFLDLLLEKGEIDATILTSDSPLQERIQAQPLLEWKALNVRRYKGLS from the coding sequence GTGAGAATCTCCCCGGAGAAGCTGGCCGCCGAAGCCGAGGCGACCGGATTCAGGGCCGACATGCTGGAAAAGGCAGCCCGGCTGCTGGCCGTGCTCGACGCACTTCGCGATCACCCCGGACTCAAGGGGAAGCTGGCCCTCAAGGGTGGCACGGCTCTGAACCTGTTCATCTTCGAGGTCCCGAGACTGTCGGTCGACATCGATCTGAACTACGTGGGCGCCCGGAGTCGCGACGCCATGCTGGAAGAGCGTCCCAAGATCGAACAGGCGATCCAGGCCGTGTTTGGTCGAGAGGATCTTGCGGTTCGGCGGATGCCGGACGAACACGCCGGCGGGAAGTGGTCGCTCCACTATTCAAGCGCGTCCGGGCAGAACGCCAGACTCGATGTGGATGTCAATTTCATGTACCGCGCGCCCTTGTGGCCGGTTCCCGTCATGGACTCGCGCTCGCTGGGAAGTTGGCGCGCCACCGCTATTCCCGTGGTGGACCTTCACGAACTCGCGGCAGGCAAGCTCTCGGCGTTGTTGGCGCGCCGCAAAGCGAGGGATCTGTTCGACAGCAGATTGATCTTCTCCATGGACGGTCTCGACCGTGAGCGGCTCAGAATCGCCTTCGTGGTCCATGGCGCAATGCACCGAAAGGACTGGCGCACGGTATCGGTAGCGGACGTGGACGTCGACGTTGCGGAGCTGGTCAACCAGTTGGTGCCGTCGCTCCACATCGGTGCAATTGGAGGGCCGGAGGAGGCGGCGAGCTATGGAGAGACCCTGGTGGAAGAGTGCCGCCGCGGGCTGTCAGCAGTGTTGCCCTTCAATCATGCTGAGCGCGCGTTCCTCGATCTGCTTCTGGAGAAAGGCGAAATCGACGCGACCATTCTGACCTCGGACAGCCCGCTCCAAGAACGCATTCAGGCCCAACCGCTGCTTGAATGGAAGGCGCTCAACGTCCGGCGATACAAGGGACTGTCCTGA
- a CDS encoding ABC transporter substrate-binding protein, which produces MDWRNLVGTGPYELVDWVEGSSLSYTKNPNYWAFDEKYPDNRLPYIDEIVWLVMPEESTRLAAFRSGQIDYLGGRQHASARSRSAWVDHGGP; this is translated from the coding sequence TTGGATTGGCGCAACCTGGTTGGCACCGGCCCCTATGAGCTGGTCGACTGGGTCGAGGGCAGCTCCCTGAGCTACACCAAGAACCCCAACTACTGGGCGTTCGACGAGAAGTACCCGGACAATCGCCTGCCCTATATCGACGAGATCGTGTGGTTGGTGATGCCCGAGGAGTCGACGCGTTTGGCAGCATTCCGGTCGGGCCAGATCGACTACTTGGGTGGGCGTCAGCATGCTTCCGCTCGGTCGCGGTCAGCCTGGGTTGACCACGGCGGGCCCTAG
- a CDS encoding type II toxin-antitoxin system Phd/YefM family antitoxin has translation MINASEFKARCLALLDHVNSTREPITILKRGRPVAQLTPPLLPEQGYPQDELRGSVQVLGDIESPVLPASAWEAESGQV, from the coding sequence ATGATCAATGCATCGGAATTCAAGGCCCGCTGCCTGGCGCTGCTCGACCACGTGAACTCGACCCGCGAGCCGATCACGATTCTGAAACGGGGGCGCCCGGTGGCGCAGTTGACGCCGCCGCTGTTACCGGAACAGGGATACCCCCAGGATGAACTGCGCGGCAGCGTCCAGGTGCTTGGTGACATCGAGTCGCCGGTGCTGCCTGCGTCCGCGTGGGAAGCCGAGTCAGGCCAAGTGTGA
- a CDS encoding ABC transporter substrate-binding protein: MTPRLMLPALAFALVATVTFASPAGEDDAAGATIEKEMVLDPSTGEMITAPEYGGTIRAVANFKNEGLDPYYRYTAGFWIGLVNEKLGRGDWAIDRSVVGYNTTFLPLEALTGLLAESWENPDPLTYVFKIRDGVFWHDKAPVNGRQLTAHDVAYSFDRILGLDGHEPTPDVAGGADLLKISFDAVTATDDFTVEFKLKEPSLLALGSILRDAPTIIVAREVVDQFGDIQDWRNVTGTGPYQLTDVLEGSSWTYTKVDDYWGFDPKYPEYQLPYADRVEFLIVNDPAAITSLMRSGQADFTGFGLGSHLSSVDAAVSLQETNPNLVLHPFAYRSETAFNFDNQKEPWSDIRVRQALSMAIDQESIAENYMQGWGDPSPVGGVGKAVLGYFMPYEEWPEDVKQYYRYDPEAAENLLDEAGYPRGADGVRFKTIYEHYEFTDLGYYQIAMDYLRQIGIDVEIQEVTRAEFVDKALNHTYLGLRNEVWAAEYPSAPGAIAAYWTNNGWRPSNVSDPEFDEYYENALAATTIEEQKEWVRKADMRVIEQLWTIRGPIAPLFGATQPWIKGYNGEGDLGSMNRTDLFQYLWIDQDLKRELGG, translated from the coding sequence ATGACTCCAAGACTCATGTTGCCGGCGCTGGCGTTCGCGCTGGTGGCTACCGTTACGTTCGCCAGCCCCGCCGGCGAAGACGACGCCGCGGGCGCCACGATCGAGAAGGAGATGGTGCTTGACCCGAGCACCGGCGAGATGATCACCGCGCCCGAGTATGGCGGCACGATCAGAGCGGTCGCGAACTTCAAGAACGAGGGGCTCGACCCCTATTACCGCTACACGGCGGGATTCTGGATCGGGCTGGTCAACGAGAAATTGGGCCGCGGCGACTGGGCAATCGACCGGAGCGTGGTCGGCTATAACACGACATTCCTGCCCCTCGAAGCCCTCACCGGACTACTGGCCGAGAGCTGGGAGAATCCGGATCCTCTCACCTACGTATTCAAGATCCGCGACGGCGTGTTCTGGCACGACAAGGCGCCGGTGAACGGCCGGCAGCTTACGGCGCACGATGTCGCCTACAGTTTCGACCGGATCCTTGGCTTGGATGGCCACGAGCCGACCCCGGATGTCGCGGGGGGCGCAGATCTTTTAAAGATCTCTTTTGATGCGGTTACCGCTACCGACGATTTCACCGTGGAGTTCAAGCTGAAAGAGCCCAGTCTCCTCGCCCTCGGCAGCATACTCAGGGATGCGCCAACGATCATCGTCGCCCGCGAGGTGGTCGACCAATTCGGGGACATCCAAGACTGGCGCAACGTGACCGGAACGGGGCCCTACCAGCTGACCGACGTGCTGGAGGGCAGCTCCTGGACCTACACCAAGGTCGACGATTACTGGGGTTTCGACCCGAAATATCCGGAATACCAGTTGCCCTACGCGGACAGGGTCGAGTTCCTCATCGTCAACGACCCGGCGGCCATCACCTCACTGATGCGCTCCGGACAGGCGGATTTCACTGGGTTCGGGCTCGGCTCACATCTGAGCAGTGTAGATGCGGCGGTGAGTCTGCAGGAGACCAACCCCAACCTGGTGCTCCACCCCTTTGCCTATCGGTCGGAAACGGCGTTCAATTTCGACAACCAGAAGGAGCCCTGGAGCGACATCCGCGTGCGCCAGGCCCTCAGCATGGCCATCGACCAGGAGTCCATCGCCGAGAACTACATGCAGGGTTGGGGCGACCCGAGCCCGGTGGGCGGGGTTGGCAAAGCGGTGCTCGGGTATTTCATGCCGTATGAGGAGTGGCCCGAGGACGTCAAGCAGTACTATCGGTATGACCCCGAAGCGGCCGAGAATTTGCTCGACGAGGCCGGCTATCCGCGCGGCGCGGACGGTGTTCGCTTCAAGACCATCTATGAGCACTACGAGTTCACCGACTTAGGCTACTACCAGATCGCCATGGATTACCTCAGGCAGATCGGCATCGACGTCGAGATCCAGGAGGTTACTCGCGCAGAATTTGTCGACAAGGCCCTGAATCATACCTACCTTGGCCTGCGAAATGAGGTATGGGCAGCCGAGTATCCCAGTGCCCCGGGCGCGATCGCGGCATACTGGACGAACAACGGCTGGCGTCCCTCGAACGTCAGCGACCCCGAATTCGACGAGTACTACGAGAACGCGCTGGCCGCTACCACCATAGAGGAGCAGAAGGAGTGGGTGCGGAAGGCCGACATGCGGGTGATTGAGCAGCTGTGGACTATCAGGGGGCCGATTGCTCCCCTGTTCGGTGCGACCCAGCCGTGGATCAAGGGCTACAACGGAGAAGGCGATCTCGGCTCAATGAACCGCACTGACCTCTTCCAGTACCTGTGGATCGACCAGGATCTGAAGCGGGAGCTTGGCGGCTGA